One Prodigiosinella aquatilis DNA window includes the following coding sequences:
- a CDS encoding DUF799 domain-containing protein: protein MKRFLAFVSLAGVLVLTGCAKPVSYDYTAFKQSKPKSILVLPPLNHSPDINAGASFLTQVTYPLAESGYYVLPIAVVDETFKQNGLMTAQDIQAVNVSRLHQIFGADAALYLDITDYGSKYQVINSETRVTANARLVDLRTGKELWKGAATASTNEDQSNSNNGIIGLLVQAAINQIANTITDKGHDIAGITSARLLTAGGPGHILYGPRSPLYGKDAR, encoded by the coding sequence ATGAAGCGTTTTTTAGCATTCGTCAGCCTTGCTGGTGTTTTGGTGCTGACAGGTTGTGCAAAACCTGTTTCTTATGATTACACCGCATTTAAGCAGAGCAAACCAAAGTCTATTCTGGTATTGCCGCCACTCAATCACTCTCCTGATATCAATGCCGGTGCCAGTTTTCTGACGCAAGTAACCTATCCGTTGGCGGAATCTGGCTACTATGTGCTGCCGATTGCGGTCGTTGATGAAACGTTCAAACAGAATGGATTAATGACTGCACAGGATATTCAGGCGGTTAATGTTTCCCGACTTCATCAGATTTTTGGTGCTGATGCAGCATTATATTTGGATATTACCGATTACGGATCTAAATACCAGGTGATTAACAGTGAAACACGGGTGACAGCCAACGCTCGCCTTGTTGACTTAAGAACGGGTAAAGAGTTGTGGAAAGGTGCAGCAACCGCCTCCACCAACGAGGATCAGTCAAATTCCAATAACGGCATTATCGGGTTGCTGGTACAGGCTGCTATTAACCAAATAGCCAATACAATAACCGACAAAGGCCATGATATTGCCGGCATCACTAGTGCCAGGCTGCTGACTGCCGGTGGCCCTGGGCATATTCTTTATGGGCCGCGTTCCCCTTTGTATGGTAAAGATGCCAGGTAA
- a CDS encoding CsgG/HfaB family protein: protein MSKKNLLCSFFISVTLLSGCATESSHTVEVPKVSSFNTPYQGIRSPISVGKFENRSNYMNGIFSDGVDRLGNQSKTILVSHLQQTGRFNVLDRTNMDELKTEAGIKGQAQTLKGANYVITGDVTEFGRKEVGDHQLWGILGRGKSQIAYAKTTLNVVNVQTSEVVYSVQGAGEYTLSNREIIGFGGTASYDSTLNGKVLDLAIREAVNNLVAGIESGAWHPAN from the coding sequence ATGAGTAAAAAAAACCTTCTTTGTTCTTTTTTTATATCAGTAACGTTACTGAGCGGATGCGCGACAGAATCTTCACATACCGTTGAAGTGCCGAAGGTGTCGTCTTTCAACACCCCATATCAGGGAATACGTAGCCCCATTTCTGTGGGTAAATTTGAGAATCGCTCTAACTATATGAATGGCATTTTCTCTGACGGTGTTGACCGTTTGGGGAACCAATCGAAAACCATTCTGGTGAGTCACTTACAGCAAACTGGCCGTTTTAATGTGCTCGATCGCACCAATATGGATGAGCTGAAAACCGAAGCCGGTATCAAAGGGCAAGCTCAGACCTTGAAAGGTGCAAACTATGTCATCACCGGTGATGTTACCGAGTTTGGCCGTAAAGAAGTGGGCGACCATCAATTATGGGGCATTCTGGGTCGGGGGAAATCACAAATTGCCTATGCAAAAACCACGTTGAACGTTGTTAACGTTCAGACGTCGGAAGTGGTGTACTCCGTACAAGGCGCCGGTGAATATACCTTGTCGAACCGTGAAATCATTGGTTTTGGTGGCACAGCAAGCTATGACTCCACGTTAAACGGTAAAGTTCTGGATTTGGCGATCCGTGAAGCTGTAAACAACCTGGTTGCTGGTATTGAAAGCGGTGCATGGCACCCGGCAAACTAA
- the arnB gene encoding UDP-4-amino-4-deoxy-L-arabinose aminotransferase gives MADFLPFSRPALGEEELAAVEQVLRSGWITTGPKNQELEQQFCTLTGAKHAIAVSSATGGMHVTLMALGISAGDEVITPSLTWVSTLNMIVLLGAEPVMVDVDRDTLMVTPEVIEAAITPRTKAIIPVHYAGAPADIDAIRDIGRRHGIPVIEDAAHACGTYYRGQHVGHDGTAIFSFHAIKNMTCAEGGMVVTDDDELASRIRSLKFHGLAVDAFDRMVQGRAPQAEVISPGFKYNLPDINAAIALVQLHKLPVLNARREALAQRYLQKLAALPFQPLAQPTWPHQHAWHLFIIRVDEERCGISRDALMQELKARNIGTGLHFRAAHTQKYYRERFPDVHLPNTDWNSARICSLPLFPDMTDADVDRVIEALTVLAENKHGRS, from the coding sequence ATGGCCGATTTTTTACCTTTTTCCCGTCCCGCGTTAGGTGAAGAGGAACTCGCCGCAGTTGAACAGGTTCTGCGATCCGGATGGATTACCACTGGCCCTAAAAACCAGGAACTTGAACAGCAATTTTGCACTCTGACGGGGGCCAAACATGCAATTGCCGTCAGTTCTGCTACCGGTGGGATGCACGTTACCCTGATGGCGCTAGGTATTTCTGCGGGTGATGAAGTGATTACCCCTTCGCTCACCTGGGTTTCCACCTTAAATATGATCGTTCTTCTCGGTGCCGAGCCAGTGATGGTGGATGTTGACCGGGATACACTAATGGTGACGCCTGAAGTGATTGAAGCCGCCATCACACCACGTACCAAAGCCATTATCCCGGTGCATTATGCCGGTGCGCCGGCGGATATCGATGCTATTCGGGATATCGGGCGTCGCCACGGTATTCCTGTGATTGAGGATGCGGCCCATGCTTGCGGCACCTACTATCGTGGGCAGCATGTTGGTCATGACGGTACCGCGATTTTTTCTTTCCATGCCATCAAGAATATGACCTGTGCCGAAGGCGGCATGGTGGTAACCGATGACGATGAGCTGGCAAGTCGCATTCGCAGTCTCAAATTTCATGGTCTGGCCGTGGACGCCTTTGATCGAATGGTTCAGGGGCGGGCACCGCAGGCGGAAGTGATTTCACCGGGATTCAAATATAACCTGCCGGATATCAATGCCGCCATTGCGCTGGTTCAACTGCATAAGTTGCCGGTACTTAATGCTCGCCGTGAAGCGTTGGCACAGCGTTATTTGCAAAAACTGGCCGCATTGCCATTCCAGCCATTGGCACAACCGACATGGCCGCATCAGCACGCCTGGCATCTGTTTATCATCCGGGTGGATGAAGAACGCTGTGGCATTAGCCGCGATGCATTAATGCAGGAACTGAAAGCGCGCAATATTGGCACGGGTCTGCATTTCCGTGCTGCACATACCCAAAAGTATTATCGCGAACGTTTTCCTGATGTTCATCTTCCCAATACGGACTGGAATTCAGCGCGCATTTGCTCATTGCCACTGTTCCCGGATATGACAGACGCGGATGTAGACCGCGTGATAGAAGCATTAACAGTATTAGCGGAGAACAAACATGGCAGGAGCTGA
- a CDS encoding DUF4810 domain-containing protein, protein MLFNKKTVLLLTISALAGCASAPKTTYSWDNYQSTLYQYYQQDKASPEEQIASLNKSLDIAKAKNKPVPPGLHAQLGLLYAKTGNTGNARQQFEAEKTQFPESAPFMDFLLSKK, encoded by the coding sequence ATGCTATTTAATAAGAAAACAGTTTTGTTATTGACGATATCGGCATTGGCAGGTTGTGCTTCTGCGCCTAAAACAACATATAGCTGGGATAATTATCAGTCTACTCTTTATCAATATTATCAACAAGATAAAGCCAGTCCTGAAGAACAGATCGCATCACTTAATAAGTCGCTGGACATTGCTAAAGCCAAGAATAAACCTGTTCCGCCAGGATTACATGCCCAACTGGGGCTGCTGTATGCCAAAACCGGCAATACAGGAAATGCGCGTCAGCAGTTTGAAGCTGAAAAAACGCAGTTTCCAGAATCAGCACCTTTTATGGATTTTCTGTTGAGCAAAAAATAA